A window of the Yersinia rochesterensis genome harbors these coding sequences:
- the dinI gene encoding DNA damage-inducible protein I, whose product MRVEVCIDKKNQLPAGAIEALTNELSKRLKTKFPDTTTAVQVRYASANNLSVLGGAKTDKDLISEILQEIWESADDWFDAD is encoded by the coding sequence ATGCGTGTTGAAGTCTGTATTGATAAAAAAAACCAGTTACCCGCAGGTGCTATCGAAGCACTCACCAATGAATTGAGTAAACGACTGAAGACTAAATTCCCAGATACGACCACTGCGGTACAAGTACGTTATGCCAGTGCGAATAATCTTTCTGTTTTAGGTGGAGCCAAAACGGATAAAGACCTCATATCTGAAATATTACAAGAAATATGGGAAAGCGCGGACGACTGGTTCGACGCGGATTAA